The sequence AATACCGTGGCAAGCCGGAAGGTACCATCGTTGAGGTGATAGAACGCCGCACCAACAAGTTGGTGGGCCGTTTCCTGCATGAGCACGGCCTGTCCATCGTCGCGCCCGAAGATCAGCGCATCAAGCATGACATTCTGATCCCTCCCGGCGATACCAATGGAGCTCAGCATGGACAGGTGGTGTCGGTCGAGATTATCGAACAGCCGACCCGTCACACGCAGCCGCTGGGCAAGGTGTTCGAGGTCCTGGGCGAGATTGATGACCCTGGCATGGAAATCGAAATTGCCGTGCGCAAGTTCGACGTGCCGGTGGAGTTCTCGGAGGCGGCGCGCAAGCAGGCCGCGCGCCTGCCAGACGTTGTTCGCAAAAGCGATCTCAAGCACCGTGTGGATCTGCGCGATGTGCCGTTGATCACCATCGATGGTGAGGACGCGCGCGACTTCGACGATGCTGTCTATTGCCAGCCGGTTGATCTGGGCACGGGGCAGCGCAAGCGTCCCGGTTGGCGGCTGTTGGTGGCTATCGCCGATGTCAGCCACTATGTGAAGCCGGGCGATGCCATCGATGATGACGCCATCGAGCGTGGTACCAGCGTATATTTCCCGCGCCGTGTCATTCCCATGCTGCCCGAGTCGCTGTCCAATGGGCTGTGCTCGCTCAATCCGAACGTCGATCGCCTGGTGCTGGTCTGCGATATGGTGATTCCGGCCACGGGCGCGAAGGCCGGCACGGTCACCGCTTATCAGTTCTACAACGCGGTCATGCATTCGCAGGCGCGCACCACCTACACCAGCATCTGGGAGGCTCTGCAGCAGCCGGGTGGGCCAGCCGCGGCGGCGCTGGGCAAGCTGCTGCCGGATGTTCAGCACCTGTACGAGCTCTATCAGTTGCTGTCGCAGCAGCGTAAGAAGCGCGGCGCCATCGATTTCGACACCATCGAAACGCGGATTGTTTGCAATGAGCTCGGCCGTATCGAGCAGATCGTACCTATGGTGCGTAACGACGCTCACAAGCTCATCGAAGAGTGCATGCTGGCGGCCAATACTTGCTCGGCCGACTTCATGCATCGCAGCAAGCACCCGGGCCTTTACCGAATCCATGAGGGCCCCACGCCGGAGCGGCTGCAGGCGTTGCGTGAGTTTCTGCGCACCCAGGCGCTGTCGCTCGGCGGCGGCGACACCCCCACGGCCAAGGATTACGGCGAGTTTCTCGATACGGTGCGTGGACGGCCCGACTTTCCGCTGTTGCAGACCATGAGCCTGCGCTCCATGCAACAAGCGGTCTATAGCCCGGACAATATGGGCCACTTCGGTCTGGCCTATCCGGCGTATTCCCATTTCACTTCGCCCATCCGGCGCTATCCCGATCTGCTCACGCATCGCGTCATCAAGGCGCTGTTGCAAGGGCAGCGATATATCCCCGAGTTGCAGTCACAGCCGCTGGTTATCGGACGCAGCCAGCGCGATCACGAGCATGCCATTTGGGAGAAGCTTGGCCTGCTGCTGTCGGCCAGCGAACGCCGCGCCGACGAGGCATCGCGCGATGTGGAGGCCTGGCTCAAGTGCTGGTTCGTCAAGGAGCGCGTCGGCGAAGACTTCAGCGGTACGGTCACGGGCGTGGCGAGTTTTGGTATTTTCGTGACATTGGATACCTTGCACGTCGAGGGTCTGGTGCATGTTTCTGAGCTGGGTGGAGAGTACTTCCAGTTCAACGACTCGCTGCACGAGTTGCGCGGAGAGCGCACCGGCATGCGTTATCGGTTGACGGACAAGGTGCAGGTGCAGGTG comes from Bordetella holmesii ATCC 51541 and encodes:
- the rnr gene encoding ribonuclease R, translated to MPAAPPDFDPDVPSREEILNALRTAGAPLAPAELAQRMGVEREATLVGFERRLAAMERDGQLLPNRKGVLLLATKLDFVAGRVQGHRDGFGFLVRDDGGQDIFLSPREMLKVLHGDRVLVKPAGEYRGKPEGTIVEVIERRTNKLVGRFLHEHGLSIVAPEDQRIKHDILIPPGDTNGAQHGQVVSVEIIEQPTRHTQPLGKVFEVLGEIDDPGMEIEIAVRKFDVPVEFSEAARKQAARLPDVVRKSDLKHRVDLRDVPLITIDGEDARDFDDAVYCQPVDLGTGQRKRPGWRLLVAIADVSHYVKPGDAIDDDAIERGTSVYFPRRVIPMLPESLSNGLCSLNPNVDRLVLVCDMVIPATGAKAGTVTAYQFYNAVMHSQARTTYTSIWEALQQPGGPAAAALGKLLPDVQHLYELYQLLSQQRKKRGAIDFDTIETRIVCNELGRIEQIVPMVRNDAHKLIEECMLAANTCSADFMHRSKHPGLYRIHEGPTPERLQALREFLRTQALSLGGGDTPTAKDYGEFLDTVRGRPDFPLLQTMSLRSMQQAVYSPDNMGHFGLAYPAYSHFTSPIRRYPDLLTHRVIKALLQGQRYIPELQSQPLVIGRSQRDHEHAIWEKLGLLLSASERRADEASRDVEAWLKCWFVKERVGEDFSGTVTGVASFGIFVTLDTLHVEGLVHVSELGGEYFQFNDSLHELRGERTGMRYRLTDKVQVQVARVDLEARRIEFRLVKGTSYESLRKQSTRNPDEPRRVKKAAAPKPAALKGQTAKQRRAEAKKTNKVPPTPPQRPAEAAKKTPRGRR